A single genomic interval of Helianthus annuus cultivar XRQ/B chromosome 13, HanXRQr2.0-SUNRISE, whole genome shotgun sequence harbors:
- the LOC110898267 gene encoding R-linalool synthase QH1, chloroplastic, whose amino-acid sequence MASMCFFSSSVLHYESYHNRSRQVHIHKRSVYSSQSTSMALTAVEPLARRSANYAPSLWSFDDIQSLSSECTGEDYKARADTLKDAVKMMIPKVGNLLSTLELIDDLQRLGISYHFQDELRNLLEKIYYNYYKTNDKWHTMDLNLKALGFRLLRQHGYQVPQEIFQNFKDKTQDLKPHLIEDMMGVLNLYEASYHSFEDEGILDDAREFTSKYLKENQDQTDESISELISHALEFPLHWRVPRVESKWFVEVYERRSGMNPILLELAKLDFDMVQAVHIEDLKHTSRWWKNTRWDTKLPFARDRLVENFLWTIGYSYLPQFSLGRRNLTKVNALVTTIDDVYDVYGTLDELELFTDVISRWDVNAIQVLPDYMKICFLGFYNTVNEIAYNTMIKSRILILPYLKKAWGDLCKSYLVEARWYDSGYTPTLEEYLDNAFVSISSPLVLMHIKFSTSFGSTEEIQQWLEESENIVHHAALIFRLADDLGTSSDEMERGDIPKSIQCYMHESGATEEEARRYIKKLIMKSWKKLNKERSSAKSQLLREFIDYAMDIDRMAQFMYGKGDGHGRPNVTKSHVLSLLFNPI is encoded by the exons ATGGCTTCAATGTGCTTTTTTTCTTCTTCAGTTCTCCATTACGAAAGTTATCATAATAGAAGTAGGCAAGTGCATATTCACAAGCGATCAGTATATTCATCACAATCTACATCAATGGCTTTAACTGCGGTTGAACCCCTCGCTAGACGATCAGCAAACTATGCGCCATCACTATGGTCATTTGATGATATTCAATCACTTTCTAGTGAATGCACA GGAGAAGATTACAAGGCAAGAGCAGATACGTTAAAGGATGCTGTGAAAATGATGATACCCAAAGTGGGAAATCTATTGAGTACCCTGGAGCTGATTGATGATTTGCAGAGACTTGGAATATCATATCATTTTCAGGATGAACTAAGAAACCTCTTGGAGAAGATTTACTACAATTACTACAAAACTAACGACAAGTGGCATACAATGGATTTGAACCTTAAAGCCCTTGGATTTCGACTGCTGAGACAACACGGTTATCAAGTTCCTCAAG AGATATTTCAAAACTTTAAGGACAAGACTCAAGATCTTAAGCCACACTTGATCGAGGATATGATGGGAGTGTTGAATTTGTATGAGGCTTCTTATCATTCGTTCGAGGATGAAGGTATACTGGACGATGCCAGAGAATTTACATCAAAATATCTCAAAGAAAATCAAGACCAGACTGATGAGAGTATATCAGAATTAATAAGCCATGCTTTGGAGTTTCCACTGCACTGGAGAGTGCCAAGAGTAGAGTCGAAGTGGTTTGTCGAAGTATACGAGAGAAGAAGTGGCATGAATCCAATATTGTTGGAGCTTGCAAAATTGGATTTTGATATGGTTCAGGCTGTTCATATTGAAGATCTAAAACACACATCAAG GTGGTGGAAAAATACAAGATGGGATACGAAGTTACCCTTTGCTCGTGACAGATTGGTGGAGAATTTTCTGTGGACTATAGGTTATAGTTACCTACCTCAGTTTAGTCTTGGAAGGAGAAATCTAACAAAGGTCAATGCTTTGGTTACTACTATTGATGATGTCTATGATGTGTATGGTACTTTAGATGAACTTGAACTGTTTACGGATGTTATCAGCAG ATGGGATGTCAATGCAATCCAAGTGCTTCCGGATTATATGAAGATATGTTTCCTTGGATTCTACAACACAGTAAATGAGATTGCATATAACACAATGATAAAATCAAGAATCCTCATCCTTCCGTACCTAAAGAAAGCA TGGGGAGATTTATGCAAGTCTTACCTTGTAGAAGCAAGGTGGTACGATAGTGGATATACACCAACACTAGAAGAGTACCTAGACAATGCTTTTGTATCAATATCAAGTCCTTTAGTACTAATGCATATTAAGTTTTCAACATCATTTGGTTCAACCGAAGAgatccagcagtggttggaagaATCTGAGAATATAGTTCACCATGCAGCACTAATCTTCCGACTCGCTGATGACTTGGGGACATCCTCG GACGAAATGGAAAGAGGGGATATTCCAAAGTCAATCCAGTGTTACATGCATGAGAGTGGTGCTACTGAAGAGGAAGCTAGAaggtatataaaaaaattaatcatGAAATCATGGAAGAAACTTAACAAAGAACGATCAAGTGCTAAATCTCAGCTTCTACGGGAGTTTATTGACTATGCAATGGACATTGATAGAATGGCGCAATTCATGTACGGTAAAGGTGATGGCCATGGTCGCCCAAATGTGACAAAATCTCATGTATTATCATTGTTGTTTAATCCTATCTAA
- the LOC118485652 gene encoding uncharacterized protein LOC118485652: MHLHVTSSNIFDQAFNKQMKPSIAFTKFSEQECSTNENQLPSATLSGTLAKEINFNSLTDADQNPFIKSGSECYQEMELTSLDDEQQKTLVQNGPACNQEMELTNLDVEEQKTM, from the exons ATGCACCTGCATGTGACAAGTTCAAACATATTCGATCAAGCATTCAACAAACAAATGAAGCCAAGTATAGCTTTCACTAAATTTAGCGAACAAGAGTGTTCTACCAATGAAAATCAACTTCCATCAGCAACTTTATCGGGCACTTTAGCAAAG gaAATCAACTTCAACAGTTTGACTGATGCGGATCAGAATCCGTTCATAAAAAGTGGATCAGAATGTTATCAG GAAATGGAACTTACCAGTTTGGATGATGAGCAGCAGAAAACGTTGGTACAAAATGGACCTGCATGTAATCAG GAAATGGAACTTACCAATTTGGATGTTGAGGAGCAGAAAACAATGTAA
- the LOC110898268 gene encoding PHD finger protein ING1-like, producing METKTQMGLKKKHLKTKRVGDFAFFLEIEEFKEGVKSGNIAPGTSLNKFSHDAHDEQKRATRNADEKVDLVVQAYDLKRILLQQPEHLVRTLMAMGSLQRRVEEEDEKSNNLFNINCYLFTISC from the exons ATGGAAACAAAAACTCAAATGGGTTTAAAGAAGAAACATCTAAAAACAAAAAGGGTGGGGGATTTTGCTTTTTTTTTGGAAATAGAGGAGTTTAAAGAGGGGGTTAAGTCTGGGAACATTGCACCAGGTACTTCACTTAACAAGTTCTCACATGATGCACATGATGAGCAGAAACGTGCCACTAGAAATGCTGATGAGAAGGTTGATCTGGTTGTTCAAGCATATGACTTG AAAAGGATATTGCTGCAGCAGCCGGAACACCTGGTTCGAACCCTGATGGCAATGGGAAGCCTGCAAAGGAGGGTCGAAGAGGAGGATGAAAAAAGTAATAATCTTTTTAACATAAATTGTTATTTGTTTACAATAAGTTGTTAA